The following are encoded in a window of Pseudomonas multiresinivorans genomic DNA:
- a CDS encoding response regulator produces the protein MNAPAPVVRPTVLIVDDAPENLTLLSELLKLLYRVKAARTGEKALQIARSEEPPDIILLDVMMPGMNGFEVCRRLREDPRTCHIPVIFITAQGTADNEIRGLELGAVDYLTKPINPPTVLMRVDNQLRIKAAGDFLRDQNEFLEQEVQRRTRELAAIQDVTILAMASLAETRDNETGNHIRRTQHYISALAEHLQQHPRFAAELDEATRQLLFKSAPLHDIGKVGIPDHILLKPGRLTSEEFDVMKTHTTLGLDALEKAEERLGMDVPFLRLAKQIAYGHHEKWDGSGYPLGLVGDAIPLSARLMAVADVYDALISRRIYKNAMPHEAAVEYIHGQRGQHFDPDVVDAFLALQDEFRSIAGRFADTETPPRAVG, from the coding sequence ATGAATGCGCCTGCTCCCGTTGTTCGTCCGACAGTCCTGATCGTCGACGATGCCCCCGAAAACCTGACGCTCCTCTCCGAGCTGCTCAAGTTGCTGTACCGCGTCAAGGCCGCCCGCACGGGCGAGAAGGCGCTGCAGATCGCCCGTTCCGAGGAACCGCCGGACATTATCCTGCTGGACGTGATGATGCCCGGCATGAACGGTTTCGAAGTCTGCCGGCGCCTGCGCGAAGACCCACGGACGTGCCATATCCCGGTGATCTTCATCACCGCCCAGGGCACCGCCGACAACGAAATTCGCGGTCTGGAACTTGGCGCGGTGGACTACCTGACCAAGCCGATCAACCCACCGACCGTGCTGATGCGCGTGGACAACCAGTTGCGCATCAAGGCCGCCGGCGACTTCCTGCGTGACCAGAACGAGTTCCTCGAACAGGAAGTCCAGCGTCGCACCCGCGAGCTGGCTGCCATCCAGGATGTGACCATCCTCGCCATGGCCTCCCTGGCGGAAACCCGCGACAACGAGACCGGCAACCACATTCGCCGCACCCAGCATTACATCAGCGCGCTGGCCGAGCACCTGCAGCAGCACCCACGCTTTGCCGCCGAGCTGGATGAGGCGACCCGCCAGCTGCTGTTCAAGTCGGCGCCGCTGCACGACATCGGCAAGGTCGGCATCCCGGACCATATCCTGCTCAAGCCGGGCCGGCTCACCAGCGAAGAGTTCGACGTCATGAAGACGCACACCACGCTGGGGCTCGATGCCCTGGAGAAGGCCGAGGAGCGCCTGGGCATGGACGTGCCCTTCCTGCGCCTGGCCAAGCAGATCGCCTACGGCCACCACGAGAAGTGGGATGGCTCGGGCTATCCGCTGGGCCTGGTCGGCGACGCGATTCCCTTGTCGGCAAGGCTGATGGCGGTGGCCGATGTCTACGATGCGCTGATCAGTCGCCGTATCTACAAGAACGCCATGCCCCACGAGGCAGCCGTGGAGTACATCCACGGCCAGCGCGGCCAGCATTTCGATCCCGACGTGGTCGATGCCTTCCTCGCCCTGCAGGACGAGTTCCGCAGCATCGCCGGACGCTTCGCAGACACCGAAACTCCCCCACGCGCGGTCGGCTGA
- a CDS encoding cysteine dioxygenase family protein has translation MPHATLSRFIDHATRLNREESEPCQCVASLAPFMMELLANAGDFLEAHHFQSDPAHYARNLIYQSPDDNLSLYALVWSPGQWTPVHDHGSWGVVGIVEGVLEERSYVCLSADRSRDDGIELVKGGMILLPPGAVTSFVPNPDHIHVTGVPADRPRAVSLHLYGRMMNNYHIYDVEAGTRHFVEVEHNG, from the coding sequence ATGCCCCATGCCACCCTCTCCCGCTTCATCGACCACGCCACCCGCCTGAACCGCGAGGAATCCGAGCCCTGCCAGTGCGTGGCCTCGCTGGCGCCCTTCATGATGGAACTGCTCGCCAATGCCGGCGACTTCCTCGAAGCGCACCACTTCCAGAGCGACCCGGCCCACTATGCGCGCAACCTGATCTACCAGTCGCCGGACGATAACCTGTCGCTCTACGCCCTGGTCTGGTCTCCGGGCCAGTGGACGCCGGTTCACGACCACGGCAGCTGGGGAGTAGTCGGCATTGTCGAGGGTGTACTGGAGGAGCGCAGCTACGTCTGCCTCTCGGCCGACCGCTCGCGCGACGACGGCATCGAACTGGTCAAGGGCGGCATGATCCTGCTGCCACCGGGTGCGGTGACCAGCTTCGTGCCCAACCCCGACCACATCCACGTCACCGGAGTCCCGGCCGACCGCCCGCGGGCAGTCAGCCTGCACCTGTACGGACGGATGATGAACAACTACCACATCTACGATGTCGAGGCCGGCACACGGCACTTCGTCGAGGTCGAGCACAACGGCTGA
- the cobF gene encoding precorrin-6A synthase (deacetylating), with protein MKQLLIIGIGAGDPEYLTVQAINAMNRADVFFLMDKGASKDKLNRLRRDILQRYVNHSDYRIVEADSPERVREGDYTGQVRDLNHAKQQVFERLINDELPDGQCGAFLVWGDPSLYDSTLRILDAILRQGRVQFDYEVIPGITSVQALAARHRVPLNAIGQSVQITTGRRLAEGFPDNAESVVVMLDAEDTYRQLADPQLEIYWGAYVGTPDEILRSGRLVEVGEDIQRTRCDAREANGWIMDTYLLRRAPKGD; from the coding sequence ATGAAGCAGCTGCTCATCATCGGCATCGGCGCAGGCGACCCCGAGTACCTCACCGTCCAGGCCATCAACGCGATGAACCGCGCGGACGTGTTCTTCCTCATGGACAAGGGCGCGAGCAAGGACAAGCTGAACCGGCTGCGCCGGGACATCCTGCAGCGCTACGTCAACCACTCCGACTACCGCATCGTCGAGGCCGACAGCCCCGAGCGCGTGCGCGAAGGCGACTACACCGGGCAGGTGCGCGACCTCAACCACGCCAAGCAGCAGGTTTTCGAGCGGCTGATCAACGATGAACTGCCGGACGGCCAGTGTGGCGCCTTCCTCGTCTGGGGCGACCCGTCGCTGTACGACAGCACCCTGCGCATCCTCGACGCGATCCTGCGCCAGGGGCGCGTGCAGTTCGACTACGAGGTCATCCCCGGCATCACCAGCGTGCAGGCCCTAGCCGCGCGCCACCGGGTACCGCTCAATGCCATCGGCCAGTCGGTGCAGATCACCACCGGTCGGCGCCTGGCCGAAGGTTTCCCGGACAACGCAGAGAGTGTCGTGGTGATGCTCGACGCCGAGGACACCTACCGCCAGCTGGCGGACCCGCAGCTGGAAATCTACTGGGGCGCCTACGTCGGCACGCCCGATGAAATCCTCCGCAGCGGCCGGCTCGTCGAGGTTGGCGAAGACATCCAGCGCACCCGCTGCGACGCCCGCGAGGCCAACGGCTGGATCATGGACACCTACCTGCTGCGGCGCGCGCCGAAGGGCGACTGA
- the metE gene encoding 5-methyltetrahydropteroyltriglutamate--homocysteine S-methyltransferase, giving the protein MALAHNLGFPRIGRDRELKKAQEAFWKGELDEAGLRAVGRELRAAHWQVQKNAGIELLPVGDFAWYDQVLTHSLTFGVIPERFRDHGDAKPSLQTLFAMARGASTGCCGAHAQPLLAQELTKWFDTNYHYLVPELTADQHFELSWEQLFEEVEEAHALGHAVKPVVIGPLTYLWLSKTKGSDFDKLDLVERLLPLYGQIFRRLAAQGVEWVQIDEPILALDLPQAWKNAFERTYNLLQSEPLKKLVATYFGGLDDNLGLAAGLPVDGLHLDLVRAPEQFPTILDRLPAYKILSLGVVNGRNVWRCDLEKSLEVLRYAHERVGERLWVAPSCSLLHSPVDLEREDKLDTELKSWLAFAVQKCAEVALLARAVNEPQAPDILAALEQSRAVQASRAASPRIHKPQVKARLAAVKAADSQRQSPFAQRIVKQRAGLDLPDFPTTTIGSFPQTASIRLARQAFRQGKLSSADYTEAMHSEIRHAVEIQENLGLDVLVHGEAERNDMVEYFAEQLDGYLFTRFGWVQSYGSRCVKPAVIFGDLSRPQPMTVEWIRYAQSLTAKVMKGMLTGPVTMLMWSFPREDIAREEQARQLALAIRDEVVDLEAAGIRIVQIDEAAFREGLPLRRNDWGGYLAWATEAFRLCASGVRDETQIHTHMCYSEFNDVIESIAAMDADVITIETSRSDMELLDAFEKFEYPNEIGPGVYDIHSPLVPGKDEMVKLLRKAAQRIPAERLWVNPDCGLKTRAWPETEAALVNMVAAARELRRDVALLG; this is encoded by the coding sequence ATGGCGTTGGCACACAACCTCGGCTTCCCCCGCATCGGCCGCGACCGCGAGCTGAAGAAGGCGCAGGAAGCCTTCTGGAAAGGCGAGCTGGACGAAGCCGGCCTGCGCGCCGTCGGCCGCGAACTGCGCGCCGCCCACTGGCAGGTGCAGAAGAACGCCGGGATCGAGTTGCTGCCGGTGGGCGACTTCGCCTGGTACGACCAGGTCCTGACCCACTCGCTGACCTTCGGCGTGATTCCCGAGCGCTTCCGCGACCATGGCGACGCCAAGCCGTCCCTGCAGACCCTGTTCGCCATGGCGCGGGGCGCCAGCACGGGGTGCTGTGGCGCCCATGCGCAACCCCTTCTTGCGCAGGAGCTCACCAAGTGGTTCGACACCAACTATCACTACCTCGTCCCCGAGCTCACCGCTGACCAGCATTTCGAGCTGAGCTGGGAGCAACTGTTCGAGGAAGTGGAAGAGGCCCATGCCCTCGGTCACGCCGTAAAGCCCGTGGTAATCGGCCCGCTGACCTATCTCTGGCTGAGCAAGACCAAGGGCAGCGACTTCGACAAGCTCGACCTCGTCGAGCGCCTGCTGCCGCTCTACGGCCAGATCTTCCGCCGCCTTGCCGCGCAAGGCGTGGAGTGGGTGCAGATCGACGAGCCGATCCTCGCCCTCGACCTGCCGCAAGCCTGGAAGAACGCCTTCGAGCGCACCTACAACCTGCTGCAGAGCGAGCCGCTGAAGAAGCTGGTGGCCACCTACTTCGGCGGCCTGGACGACAACCTGGGGCTGGCCGCCGGCCTGCCGGTGGATGGCCTGCACCTCGATCTGGTGCGCGCTCCCGAGCAGTTCCCGACCATCCTCGACCGCCTGCCGGCCTACAAGATTCTCTCCCTCGGCGTGGTCAACGGCCGCAATGTCTGGCGCTGCGACCTGGAGAAAAGCCTGGAGGTACTGCGCTACGCCCATGAGCGTGTCGGCGAACGCCTGTGGGTCGCGCCGTCCTGCTCGCTGCTGCACAGCCCGGTGGACCTGGAGCGCGAGGACAAGCTGGATACCGAGCTGAAGAGCTGGCTGGCCTTTGCCGTGCAGAAGTGCGCCGAAGTTGCCCTGCTCGCCCGCGCCGTCAATGAACCTCAGGCGCCGGATATCCTTGCCGCCCTGGAGCAGAGCCGCGCCGTGCAAGCCAGCCGGGCCGCCTCGCCGCGCATCCACAAGCCGCAGGTGAAGGCCCGCCTGGCCGCTGTGAAAGCCGCCGACAGCCAGCGCCAGTCGCCCTTTGCCCAGCGCATCGTCAAGCAGCGCGCCGGCCTGGACCTGCCGGACTTCCCCACCACCACCATCGGCTCGTTCCCGCAGACCGCCTCCATTCGCCTCGCGCGGCAGGCGTTCAGGCAGGGCAAACTGAGCAGCGCCGACTACACCGAGGCGATGCACAGCGAAATCCGCCATGCCGTGGAGATCCAGGAAAATCTGGGCCTGGACGTGCTGGTACACGGCGAGGCCGAGCGCAACGACATGGTCGAGTACTTTGCCGAGCAACTCGACGGCTACCTCTTCACCCGCTTCGGCTGGGTACAGAGCTACGGCTCGCGCTGCGTGAAGCCGGCCGTGATCTTCGGCGACCTCAGCCGCCCGCAACCGATGACCGTGGAGTGGATCCGGTACGCCCAGAGCCTCACCGCGAAGGTCATGAAAGGCATGCTGACCGGCCCGGTGACCATGCTGATGTGGTCCTTCCCGCGCGAGGATATCGCTCGCGAGGAGCAGGCACGCCAGTTGGCCCTGGCGATCCGTGACGAAGTGGTCGACCTGGAGGCCGCCGGCATCCGCATCGTGCAGATCGACGAAGCCGCGTTCCGCGAAGGCCTGCCACTGCGCCGCAATGACTGGGGCGGCTACCTGGCCTGGGCCACCGAAGCCTTCCGCCTGTGCGCCTCGGGCGTGCGCGATGAAACGCAGATACACACCCACATGTGCTACAGCGAGTTCAACGACGTGATCGAGTCCATCGCCGCCATGGACGCAGATGTGATCACCATCGAGACCTCGCGCTCGGACATGGAGCTGCTGGACGCCTTCGAGAAGTTCGAATACCCCAACGAGATCGGCCCGGGCGTCTATGACATCCACTCGCCGCTCGTACCGGGCAAGGACGAGATGGTCAAGCTGCTGCGCAAGGCGGCGCAGCGCATCCCTGCAGAACGCCTGTGGGTCAACCCGGACTGCGGCCTGAAGACCCGCGCCTGGCCGGAGACGGAAGCGGCCCTGGTGAACATGGTCGCCGCGGCCCGCGAGCTGCGCAGGGACGTGGCGTTGCTGGGCTGA
- a CDS encoding AraC family transcriptional regulator → MPSTGQDPLALPGFAALPRPVWLRAFDMPAGHSVEPHTHPWGQLMYAASGVLEASTEQHACLIPPRRAMWLPAGVTHSVRARTAVVFRSFYLAPEIAAGLGPCRVVEISPLLDNLIQRASEFASDYPDDGPEARLMQVLVDELHNAPDSGLDLPLPRDARLRRVTDHLQEHPGERLGIEDWAQRVGASRRTLARLFRDETGLSFREWRERVRLLAALPRLERGESVTLIAGELGYESTSAFIELFQRQLRTSPGALARQMRAGS, encoded by the coding sequence ATGCCGTCAACGGGACAGGATCCTCTGGCGCTTCCCGGCTTCGCCGCCCTGCCCCGGCCTGTCTGGCTGCGCGCCTTCGACATGCCGGCTGGCCACAGCGTGGAGCCGCATACCCATCCCTGGGGCCAGTTGATGTATGCCGCCAGCGGAGTGCTGGAGGCCAGCACCGAGCAGCACGCCTGCCTCATCCCGCCCCGGCGCGCCATGTGGCTGCCAGCGGGGGTGACGCACAGTGTACGAGCACGCACCGCCGTGGTGTTCCGCAGTTTCTACCTGGCCCCGGAGATCGCCGCCGGGCTGGGACCGTGCCGCGTCGTGGAGATTTCGCCACTGCTGGACAACCTCATCCAGCGCGCCAGCGAATTCGCCAGTGACTACCCCGACGATGGGCCGGAAGCCCGGCTGATGCAGGTGCTGGTGGATGAGCTGCACAATGCGCCGGACTCCGGCCTGGACCTGCCGTTGCCGCGCGATGCCCGCCTGCGGCGGGTCACCGATCACCTGCAGGAACACCCCGGCGAGCGGCTGGGAATAGAAGACTGGGCACAGCGCGTCGGCGCCTCGCGGCGCACCCTGGCGCGGCTGTTCCGCGACGAGACCGGGCTGTCGTTCCGCGAGTGGCGCGAGCGGGTACGGCTGCTCGCGGCGCTACCTCGCCTGGAGCGCGGCGAGTCGGTCACGCTGATCGCAGGCGAGCTGGGCTATGAATCCACCTCGGCCTTCATCGAACTGTTTCAGCGCCAACTGAGGACCTCGCCCGGTGCCCTGGCGCGGCAGATGCGTGCGGGAAGCTGA
- the panB gene encoding 3-methyl-2-oxobutanoate hydroxymethyltransferase, which produces MSSHRPQQRLSTQEVRQRREPGSLVVLTAYSAPMARLLDPHVDVLLVGDSLGMVLYGLPDTLAVSLDTMIAHGAAVARGSQRACVVVDLPFASYQASPQQAFLAAARVLAEGGAQAVKLEGGAEMAETIAFLVERGIPVMAHIGLMPQKVNALGGFKVQGKEEAGAARVLRDAEAVASAGAFSVVLEGVLEPLARQVCERLEIPVIGIGASPACAGQVLVSEDMLGLSGEQIPRFAQQYVRVDELISAAAQRFAREVRERQFPQARHCFGMAKD; this is translated from the coding sequence ATGAGCAGCCATCGCCCGCAACAACGCCTGTCCACCCAGGAGGTTCGTCAACGCCGCGAGCCCGGCAGCCTCGTCGTGCTGACGGCCTACTCGGCCCCCATGGCGCGTTTGCTCGACCCGCACGTTGACGTACTGCTGGTGGGTGATTCACTGGGCATGGTGCTCTACGGCCTGCCGGACACGCTGGCCGTCAGCCTGGACACCATGATTGCCCATGGCGCCGCGGTGGCCCGTGGCTCGCAACGCGCCTGCGTGGTGGTGGACCTGCCTTTCGCCAGTTACCAGGCCTCGCCGCAGCAGGCCTTCCTGGCCGCCGCGCGGGTGCTTGCGGAAGGCGGCGCGCAGGCCGTGAAGCTGGAGGGCGGCGCGGAAATGGCCGAGACCATCGCCTTCCTGGTTGAGCGTGGCATTCCGGTGATGGCGCATATCGGCCTGATGCCGCAGAAGGTCAATGCCCTGGGCGGCTTCAAGGTGCAGGGCAAGGAAGAAGCCGGTGCGGCTCGGGTGCTGCGCGATGCCGAAGCGGTGGCATCCGCCGGGGCGTTCAGCGTGGTGCTCGAAGGCGTGCTGGAACCGTTGGCGCGACAGGTCTGCGAGCGGCTGGAGATCCCGGTGATCGGTATCGGCGCGTCCCCTGCCTGCGCCGGGCAGGTGCTGGTGAGCGAGGACATGCTGGGGCTTTCCGGCGAGCAGATCCCACGCTTCGCGCAGCAGTATGTGCGGGTGGACGAGCTGATCTCGGCGGCGGCGCAACGCTTTGCCCGCGAGGTGCGCGAGCGGCAGTTCCCGCAGGCGCGGCATTGCTTCGGGATGGCGAAGGATTGA
- a CDS encoding HlyD family efflux transporter periplasmic adaptor subunit, with amino-acid sequence MDIAAEDLPTPPLRDDLRLDEAAPGPDGEPVWVIHDSVLNRFYRIGWLEFECLLRWEQTPRQISEQIAEQTALKPEAEQVLGFRQFLEQHQLLRPGAEALARLQARSEGGSWMSWNWWLHHYLFFRIPLIRPQRFLRAIAGSLDWLFNRYVAILVLLLSLAGIVLVTHQWDTFTHDVVESFSFEGLLSFAAALVVAKTLHELGHALVATRLGLKVAHMGIAFVVMWPMLYTDTGESWKLRSNRQRLAIASAGIITELGLAGLSTLGWALADPGPLRNALLYLATTSWALSLALNASPFMRFDGYFIFSDLLDFPNLHERAGALARTTLRRNLLGLDEPWPEHFPTGKRRALVAFAFGTWVYRLLLFLGIAVAVYYFFFKLLGIFLFAVEISWFIVQPVWRELKVWWQRRAEVKPRRKLVFLAVLGGVLLLLAIPWRTQVHAMGVARAAQQLHVYAPFPALLRDLRPGGAVGQGETLAVMEEPDIAAKVRGSEAGIRGYQGRLAGMLADPSGLAEEAVTRQRLGVEYQQARAARNEMARLNLQAPFAGQWRDVNPDWKPGQWINTREPIGVLVDPQHWLVDAYVKQDEVQRLTDGGHVRFYPEGVPSPIEGQVVLIGTTRISQLEQPMLASRYGGPLNVNPQGDTLVPNPALFHVLVKLDGAPPGLHETRGHLQIEGARRSWLGEGFTRLLAVALRESGF; translated from the coding sequence ATGGACATTGCCGCCGAAGACCTGCCCACTCCGCCCTTGCGTGACGACCTGCGCCTCGACGAAGCAGCACCCGGCCCGGACGGCGAGCCGGTGTGGGTGATTCACGACAGCGTGCTCAACCGCTTCTACCGCATCGGCTGGCTGGAGTTCGAATGCCTGCTGCGCTGGGAGCAGACGCCCCGGCAGATCAGCGAGCAGATCGCCGAGCAGACCGCGCTCAAGCCCGAGGCCGAGCAAGTGCTGGGCTTTCGCCAGTTCCTCGAACAGCACCAGTTGCTCCGCCCCGGTGCCGAAGCCCTGGCGCGGCTCCAGGCGCGCAGCGAGGGCGGCTCCTGGATGAGCTGGAACTGGTGGCTGCACCACTACCTGTTCTTCCGCATCCCGCTGATTCGCCCGCAGCGCTTCCTGCGCGCCATCGCCGGCAGCCTCGACTGGCTGTTCAATCGCTACGTGGCGATCCTGGTGCTGCTCCTGAGCCTCGCCGGCATCGTGCTGGTGACACACCAGTGGGACACCTTCACCCATGACGTGGTGGAGTCCTTCTCCTTCGAGGGCCTGCTCAGCTTCGCCGCCGCCCTGGTGGTGGCCAAGACGCTCCACGAGCTGGGCCACGCGCTGGTGGCGACGCGCCTGGGGCTGAAGGTGGCGCACATGGGCATCGCCTTCGTGGTGATGTGGCCGATGCTCTATACCGACACCGGCGAAAGCTGGAAGCTGCGCAGCAACCGCCAGCGCCTGGCGATCGCCAGCGCCGGGATCATCACCGAACTGGGACTGGCCGGGCTCTCCACGCTGGGCTGGGCGCTGGCCGATCCGGGCCCGTTGCGCAATGCGCTGCTGTACCTGGCGACCACCAGCTGGGCGCTGTCCCTGGCCCTGAACGCCAGCCCCTTCATGCGCTTCGACGGCTACTTCATCTTCTCCGACCTGCTGGACTTCCCCAACCTGCATGAACGCGCCGGCGCGCTTGCGCGCACCACGCTGCGGCGCAACCTGCTGGGGCTGGACGAGCCCTGGCCGGAGCACTTCCCCACCGGCAAGCGCCGGGCGCTGGTGGCCTTCGCCTTTGGCACCTGGGTCTACCGACTGCTGCTGTTCCTCGGCATCGCCGTGGCGGTCTATTACTTCTTCTTCAAACTGCTGGGGATCTTCCTGTTCGCCGTGGAAATCAGCTGGTTCATCGTTCAGCCCGTGTGGCGCGAACTCAAGGTCTGGTGGCAGCGCCGCGCGGAAGTGAAGCCGCGCCGCAAGCTGGTCTTTCTGGCCGTGCTCGGCGGCGTGCTGCTCCTGCTCGCCATCCCATGGCGCACCCAGGTGCACGCCATGGGCGTGGCCCGCGCGGCGCAGCAACTGCACGTCTATGCGCCCTTCCCGGCGCTGCTGCGCGACCTGCGCCCAGGCGGCGCGGTCGGCCAGGGGGAAACGCTCGCTGTGATGGAAGAGCCCGACATCGCCGCCAAGGTGCGTGGCAGCGAAGCCGGCATCCGCGGCTACCAGGGTCGCCTGGCCGGCATGCTGGCCGACCCGTCCGGCCTCGCCGAGGAAGCCGTCACCCGCCAGCGCCTGGGTGTGGAGTACCAGCAGGCGCGGGCCGCCCGCAATGAAATGGCGCGCCTGAACCTCCAGGCGCCCTTTGCCGGCCAGTGGCGGGACGTCAACCCGGACTGGAAGCCCGGCCAGTGGATCAACACCCGCGAGCCCATCGGCGTACTGGTGGACCCGCAGCATTGGCTGGTGGATGCCTACGTCAAGCAGGACGAAGTGCAGCGCCTCACCGACGGCGGCCACGTGCGCTTCTACCCCGAAGGCGTGCCGAGCCCCATCGAAGGCCAGGTGGTGCTGATCGGCACCACGCGCATCAGCCAGCTGGAACAACCGATGCTCGCTTCGCGCTACGGCGGCCCGCTGAACGTCAACCCGCAGGGCGATACCCTGGTGCCCAACCCGGCGCTGTTCCATGTACTGGTGAAGCTCGACGGCGCGCCGCCGGGCCTGCACGAGACCCGCGGGCACCTGCAGATCGAGGGCGCCAGGCGCAGCTGGCTGGGCGAAGGTTTCACCCGCCTGCTGGCGGTCGCCCTGCGCGAAAGCGGGTTCTAG
- a CDS encoding efflux RND transporter periplasmic adaptor subunit encodes MSELLPPPQLLLSLANVRDKALAADSLGGLAFSIANDLFPLLRFHQALVFACHDTRNELLAVSGLAKPTEDSPYLVWLERASRWVATQLPDATPAWLARETTAPPADIAEGWAEWWPAGLWCVPLHNRAGKRLGLVLFLLDEAPARNLQPLLQGIWQTWAHAWASFGPRSQLRYWRPSKRQVLVAVVALAALLLIPVRQTALAPAEVVSRNAQVISSPIDGVIVKMLVRPNQSVEVGTPLFELDETTLRSRADVLTKEVAVADAELMAASQRAFDNPQSKSELTVLDGRARQRRAELAAVQAQLARTRVLAPRAGVAVYSDPNDWLGKPVVTGERILQIADPKAPGMRIQLPVADAIALEPGAKVALFLTAYPLDPLHGEILDTSYQAKPSDEGVASYRLLASVENAPPHARLGLHGTAKLYGERVVLGYYLLRRPLASLRAWTGW; translated from the coding sequence ATGAGTGAGCTGCTGCCGCCACCCCAGCTGCTGCTGAGCCTGGCCAATGTGCGCGACAAGGCGCTGGCGGCCGACTCCCTCGGCGGCCTGGCCTTCAGCATCGCCAACGACCTGTTCCCATTGCTGCGCTTCCACCAGGCTCTGGTGTTCGCCTGCCACGACACGCGCAACGAACTGCTGGCGGTGTCCGGCCTGGCCAAGCCCACCGAGGATTCGCCCTACCTGGTCTGGCTGGAGCGCGCCAGCCGCTGGGTTGCCACGCAATTGCCCGACGCCACGCCCGCCTGGCTCGCCCGTGAGACCACCGCGCCGCCGGCGGATATCGCCGAAGGCTGGGCCGAATGGTGGCCGGCCGGCCTCTGGTGCGTGCCGCTGCACAACCGTGCGGGCAAACGCCTGGGGCTGGTGCTGTTCCTTCTCGACGAAGCACCGGCGCGCAACCTGCAGCCGCTGCTGCAAGGCATCTGGCAGACCTGGGCGCACGCCTGGGCCTCCTTCGGTCCGCGCAGCCAGCTGCGCTACTGGCGGCCCAGCAAACGCCAGGTGCTGGTCGCTGTCGTCGCGCTGGCCGCGCTGCTGCTGATCCCGGTGCGGCAGACGGCCCTGGCACCGGCGGAGGTCGTCTCGCGCAACGCCCAGGTGATCAGCTCGCCCATCGACGGGGTCATCGTCAAGATGCTGGTTCGGCCCAACCAGAGCGTGGAGGTCGGCACTCCGCTCTTCGAACTGGACGAAACCACCCTGCGCAGCCGCGCCGACGTGCTGACCAAGGAAGTCGCGGTGGCCGATGCCGAGCTGATGGCCGCCAGCCAGCGGGCCTTCGACAATCCGCAGAGCAAGAGCGAACTCACGGTGCTCGACGGCCGCGCGCGCCAGCGTCGCGCCGAACTGGCCGCCGTGCAGGCGCAGCTCGCACGTACCCGCGTGCTCGCCCCGCGTGCCGGCGTGGCCGTGTACAGCGACCCCAACGACTGGCTGGGCAAACCGGTGGTTACCGGCGAGCGCATCCTGCAGATCGCCGACCCGAAGGCACCGGGCATGCGCATCCAGCTGCCGGTAGCCGACGCCATAGCACTGGAGCCGGGGGCGAAGGTGGCGCTGTTCCTCACCGCCTATCCGCTCGACCCGCTGCATGGGGAAATCCTCGACACCAGCTACCAGGCCAAGCCCAGCGACGAAGGCGTCGCCTCCTACCGCCTGCTGGCCAGCGTGGAAAACGCGCCGCCCCATGCCCGTCTTGGCCTGCACGGCACCGCCAAGCTTTACGGCGAGCGTGTGGTGCTCGGTTACTACCTGCTGCGGCGGCCCCTGGCTTCGTTGCGTGCCTGGACGGGCTGGTAG
- a CDS encoding efflux RND transporter periplasmic adaptor subunit has product MPHLRSKTSYLLLPLCLMFLQPALADDASTGLPPMPDNQDPGAIRVLLVSALETTLSAQMNGTLGALKASLGDKVAKDAELAQLNCVEVNARAKVAAAELNMARASLAAKQNLRKLDAVGDLEVAMANTELQKADGALTLARAQAGYCLVDAPFSGRIAKVYVKPYQTVSAGTPLFDLVSDGALKVRLNVPSSMLPNLRPDMPLEVDIHETGKHYPAKVSVINARVDAVAQTVELEAKLDASYPELIAGMSGVARFPESHE; this is encoded by the coding sequence ATGCCGCACCTGCGCAGTAAAACGTCGTACCTGCTTCTCCCGTTGTGCCTGATGTTCCTGCAGCCGGCGCTGGCCGACGATGCCAGTACCGGCCTGCCGCCGATGCCCGACAACCAGGACCCCGGCGCCATCCGCGTGCTGCTGGTCTCCGCCCTGGAAACCACCCTCTCCGCGCAGATGAACGGCACCCTCGGTGCGCTCAAGGCCAGCCTCGGCGACAAGGTCGCCAAGGACGCCGAGCTGGCCCAGCTCAACTGCGTCGAAGTCAACGCCCGCGCCAAGGTCGCCGCCGCCGAGCTGAACATGGCCCGCGCCAGCCTCGCCGCCAAGCAGAACCTGCGCAAGCTCGACGCGGTGGGCGACCTGGAAGTGGCCATGGCCAACACCGAGCTGCAGAAGGCCGACGGCGCCCTCACCCTGGCGCGGGCGCAGGCCGGTTACTGCCTGGTCGATGCGCCCTTCTCCGGGCGTATCGCCAAGGTCTACGTCAAGCCGTACCAGACCGTTTCCGCCGGCACGCCGCTGTTCGACCTGGTCAGCGACGGCGCGCTGAAAGTGCGCCTCAACGTGCCCTCCTCGATGCTGCCCAACCTGCGTCCGGATATGCCGCTGGAGGTGGACATCCACGAGACCGGCAAGCACTACCCGGCCAAGGTCAGCGTGATCAACGCGCGGGTCGACGCCGTGGCGCAGACGGTGGAACTGGAGGCGAAGCTGGATGCCAGCTACCCGGAACTGATCGCCGGCATGAGCGGGGTCGCGCGCTTCCCCGAAAGCCATGAGTGA